One Acidobacteriota bacterium genomic window carries:
- a CDS encoding prolyl oligopeptidase family serine peptidase gives MPKRTESPTPSIVVRHRLTETTPAGSGTFTKTCKTGRARRRTTMQTIRTLARPIVTLAVLFALAAFVPADALAQREARDDEYAVNDPRVQHRTYVMEETGETIPYALFVPSSYNAASPAPLMVSLHGAGRQYDWLMNYAGFLDLAEHHGYVVVTPLGYTRRGGYGYRGDSEQDRRAEQDVMNVFELVTGELNIDENRIYLWGHSMGGAGTYYLASRYPDLWAGLAAVAGGSMNADYVDANAIRHLPFLVLQGSDDRVVPTAGVRESVAKMRELGMQHVYIEIPGGDHSLFISRNPEVVGHLFSFFNLVSKKTQVGAQ, from the coding sequence ATGCCGAAACGTACCGAGAGCCCCACGCCGTCAATAGTAGTGCGACACCGCTTAACGGAGACGACTCCGGCCGGAAGCGGCACGTTTACCAAGACGTGCAAGACCGGCCGGGCCCGCAGGAGGACAACGATGCAGACAATCCGAACCCTGGCTCGCCCGATCGTGACGCTCGCGGTCCTCTTCGCTCTCGCGGCCTTCGTCCCGGCGGATGCCCTCGCCCAACGCGAAGCGCGGGATGACGAGTACGCGGTCAACGACCCGCGCGTCCAGCATCGGACGTACGTGATGGAGGAGACAGGCGAGACTATCCCGTACGCCCTCTTCGTGCCCTCAAGCTACAACGCCGCAAGTCCCGCGCCGCTGATGGTCTCGCTGCACGGCGCCGGACGTCAGTACGACTGGCTGATGAACTACGCGGGGTTCCTCGATCTGGCCGAACACCACGGCTACGTGGTGGTGACTCCGCTCGGCTATACGCGGCGGGGCGGATACGGCTACCGCGGCGACTCCGAACAGGACCGGCGGGCCGAGCAGGACGTCATGAACGTCTTCGAGCTCGTCACCGGCGAGCTCAACATCGACGAGAACCGGATCTACCTCTGGGGCCACTCCATGGGGGGCGCCGGCACCTACTACCTCGCCAGCCGCTACCCGGACCTCTGGGCCGGACTGGCCGCGGTGGCCGGCGGCAGCATGAACGCCGACTACGTCGACGCGAACGCGATCCGGCACCTTCCGTTCCTGGTCCTGCAGGGCTCGGATGACCGCGTCGTGCCCACCGCGGGGGTACGCGAGTCAGTGGCGAAGATGCGGGAGTTGGGGATGCAGCACGTCTACATCGAAATCCCCGGCGGCGACCACTCGCTGTTCATCTCGAGGAACCCCGAGGTGGTCGGGCACCTCTTCTCGTTCTTCAACCTCGTCTCCAAGA
- a CDS encoding tetratricopeptide repeat protein, with the protein MISEDFIRRFTEVANSPAPDLAPAAFLIARLEYPRLDTSPYLDQLDEMGREAAARVGALGDDAGAARRVSAISDYLFTEQGFAGNQDHYDDPRNSFLNEVLDRRTGIPITLALVYMEVSRRAGVPIHGVNFPGHFLLKSPLEPGASGGAGNQVIVDPFHDGAILSEGDCESLLQRYAGKDAAFDPRLLARATKLEILIRMLVNLKQIYVKLRSFPQAHAVTRLLLGLDPSAMTELRDRGLLAYHLNHYQAALRDLEAYLRFTARPEEADSDGDGDADGDGDGEKDEHAEIWEHVKALRRRVASLN; encoded by the coding sequence ATGATCTCGGAGGACTTCATCAGGCGTTTCACCGAGGTCGCCAACTCACCCGCGCCCGACCTGGCTCCCGCCGCCTTCCTGATTGCCCGGCTCGAGTATCCGCGGCTCGACACGTCGCCCTATCTCGATCAGTTGGACGAGATGGGCCGGGAGGCGGCCGCACGCGTGGGGGCGCTCGGCGACGACGCCGGCGCGGCGCGGCGCGTGTCCGCGATCAGCGACTACCTCTTCACGGAACAAGGCTTCGCCGGCAACCAGGACCACTACGACGATCCCCGCAACAGCTTCCTGAACGAGGTGCTGGACCGCCGCACCGGCATCCCGATCACGCTGGCGCTGGTCTACATGGAGGTGTCACGGCGCGCTGGCGTCCCGATCCACGGCGTCAACTTCCCGGGTCATTTCCTGCTGAAGTCGCCGCTGGAACCGGGGGCATCGGGGGGCGCCGGCAATCAGGTCATAGTCGACCCGTTTCACGACGGCGCCATTCTCTCGGAAGGTGACTGCGAATCGCTGCTGCAGCGCTACGCGGGCAAGGACGCGGCCTTCGATCCGCGCCTGCTCGCCCGGGCGACGAAGCTGGAGATCCTGATCCGGATGCTGGTCAACCTGAAGCAGATCTACGTCAAGCTTCGGTCGTTCCCGCAGGCGCACGCGGTAACGCGTCTCCTCCTCGGACTCGATCCGTCCGCCATGACGGAGCTGCGCGATCGAGGTCTGCTGGCCTACCACCTGAATCACTACCAGGCAGCGTTGCGCGACCTCGAAGCCTACCTGCGCTTCACGGCAAGACCGGAGGAAGCCGACTCCGACGGCGATGGCGACGCCGACGGCGACGGCGATGGCGAGAAGGACGAACACGCCGAAATCTGGGAGCACGTCAAGGCGCTCCGCCGGCGTGTCGCCAGCCTCAACTAG
- a CDS encoding HAD family phosphatase — translation MLLRRAVRLPVPAAAEPPADSDSRRREAAARGRTPAAVKLLGVILDFDGVIADTEPIHLRAFQDALAGGPMTLSDEEYWERYLGLDDAGLFVALARDRNVPLEPEAAARLATAKADCFAARVAATDVVYPAARRCIEQLATDGTALAVASGALHHEIEAILTRAGLLQHFVAIVAADDVPASKPAPDTYVRAVELLCNALGRPVSPAGFVAVEDSRWGIESANAAGLPCAGVTTSYTADELTGAAAVVESLDELDRFALTALLGH, via the coding sequence CTGCTACTTCGACGAGCAGTTCGATTGCCCGTTCCCGCCGCCGCAGAACCGCCTGCCGATTCCGATTCGCGCCGGCGAGAGGCTGCCGCCCGAGGACGAACGCCGGCTGCCGTGAAGCTGCTCGGCGTCATCCTCGACTTCGACGGCGTCATCGCCGACACCGAACCCATCCACCTGCGGGCGTTTCAGGATGCCCTGGCCGGCGGACCGATGACGCTCTCGGACGAGGAGTACTGGGAACGCTACCTCGGCCTGGACGACGCCGGCCTGTTCGTCGCGCTGGCGCGGGATCGGAACGTCCCGCTCGAGCCCGAGGCGGCGGCGCGACTGGCGACGGCGAAGGCCGACTGCTTCGCGGCGCGGGTTGCGGCGACGGACGTCGTGTACCCGGCCGCCCGGCGCTGTATCGAGCAGCTCGCGACGGACGGGACCGCACTGGCCGTCGCGTCGGGGGCGCTCCACCACGAGATCGAGGCCATCCTGACTCGCGCGGGACTGCTACAGCACTTCGTCGCGATCGTGGCGGCCGACGACGTGCCGGCGAGCAAGCCCGCCCCGGACACTTACGTCCGCGCGGTCGAACTGCTCTGTAACGCGCTCGGCCGCCCGGTCTCACCCGCCGGCTTCGTCGCCGTCGAGGATTCACGGTGGGGGATCGAGTCAGCGAACGCCGCCGGGCTGCCCTGTGCCGGCGTCACCACCAGCTATACTGCGGACGAGCTCACGGGCGCCGCGGCGGTTGTAGAGAGCCTCGACGAACTCGACCGCTTCGCGCTCACGGCGCTTCTAGGGCACTGA
- a CDS encoding acyl-CoA dehydrogenase, whose amino-acid sequence MTAQEPAAQGGAWLLAETQPDTVFTPERMTEEHRLIRQTADQFAEETLAQNDQLETKDWDLARRLLRQAGDLGLLGTDVPEAYGGLALDKVSSAIIGGSSGRGGSFSSTMGAHTGLAILPILMFGTEAQKQRYLPRLVTGETVGAYCLSETGSGSDALGARARATPQEDGSFVLNGEKMWITNGGFADLYIVFAKVNGEQFTAFIVERSFDGVASGKEEHKMGLHGSSTTPVVLQDVHVPAENLLGEVGKGHRVAFNVLNYGRFKLGASAGGGAESAVGEAAHYAASRQQFGQPIANFGAIKHKLGEMVARTYAVESMVFRTAGLIDTTLGGADTDDSAALLRALEEYAVESSILKVAGSEALHYVLDENVQIHGGNGFVRDYPAERHYRDSRVNRIFEGTNEINRLLIPGMLIKRALKGGLPLIEAARKLQDELLTPAPAPPPGDGLLEAQAAAVGMFRKVVLAVVGLALQTYGDRLNDEQEVLSLAADIIIDTYAADSSVQRARAASAAGVPGADLQVDAATVYVNEAAMRIDVAARAALATMAAGDTLRTHLAALRRLLKVTPVNAVAVRRRLADAAVARGAYPV is encoded by the coding sequence ATGACGGCACAGGAACCCGCGGCCCAAGGCGGCGCGTGGCTGCTCGCGGAGACGCAACCCGACACCGTCTTCACGCCGGAACGGATGACCGAGGAGCACCGGCTGATCCGCCAGACCGCAGATCAGTTCGCGGAGGAGACGCTGGCCCAGAATGACCAGCTCGAAACCAAGGACTGGGATCTGGCGCGCCGGCTACTCCGGCAGGCGGGTGATCTCGGACTACTTGGAACCGACGTGCCGGAGGCCTACGGCGGCCTGGCCCTCGACAAGGTGAGCTCGGCCATCATCGGCGGATCGAGCGGCCGGGGCGGTTCGTTCAGTTCCACCATGGGAGCCCACACCGGCCTCGCCATCTTGCCGATCCTGATGTTCGGCACCGAAGCGCAGAAGCAGCGCTACCTGCCTCGCCTCGTCACCGGCGAGACGGTCGGCGCCTACTGCCTGAGCGAGACGGGCTCCGGCTCCGACGCGCTCGGCGCGCGGGCCCGTGCGACTCCCCAGGAAGACGGCAGCTTCGTTCTGAACGGCGAGAAGATGTGGATCACCAACGGCGGTTTCGCCGATCTCTACATCGTCTTCGCCAAGGTGAACGGCGAGCAGTTCACCGCGTTCATCGTCGAGCGGTCGTTCGACGGCGTCGCGAGCGGCAAGGAAGAGCACAAGATGGGCCTGCACGGCTCGTCGACGACGCCGGTGGTCCTGCAGGACGTTCACGTACCGGCGGAGAACCTGCTCGGCGAAGTAGGCAAGGGGCACCGCGTCGCGTTCAACGTGCTCAACTACGGCCGCTTCAAGCTGGGCGCCTCCGCGGGAGGCGGCGCGGAATCGGCGGTCGGCGAGGCCGCACATTATGCCGCGAGCCGGCAGCAGTTCGGCCAGCCCATCGCCAACTTCGGGGCCATCAAGCACAAGCTGGGGGAGATGGTCGCGCGGACGTATGCCGTCGAGTCGATGGTCTTCCGCACCGCCGGCCTCATCGACACCACCCTGGGCGGGGCCGACACGGACGACTCCGCGGCGCTGCTGCGGGCACTGGAGGAATACGCCGTCGAATCGTCGATCCTCAAGGTGGCGGGCAGCGAGGCGCTCCACTACGTCCTCGACGAGAACGTCCAGATTCACGGCGGTAACGGGTTCGTCCGGGACTACCCCGCCGAGCGGCACTACCGCGACTCGCGCGTCAACCGGATCTTCGAAGGCACGAACGAGATCAACCGGCTGCTGATACCCGGCATGCTGATCAAGCGAGCGCTCAAGGGAGGCCTCCCTCTCATCGAGGCGGCCCGGAAGCTGCAGGACGAGCTGCTGACGCCGGCCCCAGCCCCGCCGCCCGGCGACGGCCTGCTGGAAGCGCAGGCGGCCGCCGTCGGCATGTTCCGGAAGGTGGTGCTGGCGGTGGTCGGTCTGGCGCTCCAGACCTACGGCGACCGGTTGAACGACGAGCAGGAGGTCCTGTCGCTCGCGGCCGACATCATCATCGACACTTACGCGGCCGACAGTTCCGTGCAGCGGGCACGGGCGGCATCGGCGGCCGGGGTGCCGGGCGCGGATCTGCAGGTGGATGCCGCGACGGTGTACGTCAACGAGGCGGCAATGCGGATTGACGTCGCGGCGCGGGCGGCGCTCGCGACGATGGCGGCGGGCGACACGCTTCGCACGCACCTTGCGGCGCTCCGGCGCCTGCTGAAGGTGACGCCGGTCAACGCCGTCGCGGTACGCCGGCGTCTGGCGGATGCGGCGGTCGCGCGGGGAGCGTATCCCGTCTAG
- a CDS encoding lyase, with protein sequence MRKGIPALSALVLAFGTFGTLGAAPAAAEDIEITEWVVPWEETRPRDPYVDGQGRVWFVGQRGDYLAYLDPGTGDFRRYDLDPGTGPHNLIVDEDGMVWYAGNRAMHIGKLDPETGDIEKIMMPTPDARDPHTLTFDHNGDIWFSVQGGSFVGKLGTQTGTVELIPIEGNGRRPYGIVVDANNRAWFCQFGTNVLATVDPETMALEEFELPRAEARPRRVGLTSNGHLWYVDYAGGYLGRLDPASGDVKEWAVPGGADSRPYGMAVDADDRLYFVESGIQPNRFIGFDPASEEFFAMTEIASGGGTVRHMYYHPPTREIWFGTDTNNVGRARVLP encoded by the coding sequence ATGCGGAAGGGTATACCGGCGTTGTCGGCGTTGGTTCTCGCCTTCGGGACGTTCGGCACGCTCGGCGCGGCTCCGGCCGCGGCCGAAGACATCGAGATCACCGAGTGGGTGGTGCCCTGGGAAGAGACCCGGCCGCGCGACCCCTACGTCGATGGCCAGGGACGCGTCTGGTTCGTCGGTCAGCGGGGCGACTATCTGGCCTACCTCGACCCGGGGACGGGCGACTTCCGGCGCTACGACCTGGATCCGGGCACGGGGCCGCACAACCTGATCGTCGACGAAGACGGGATGGTGTGGTATGCGGGCAACCGCGCGATGCACATCGGCAAGCTGGATCCGGAGACCGGGGACATCGAGAAGATCATGATGCCGACGCCCGACGCGCGGGATCCGCATACCCTCACCTTCGACCACAACGGAGACATCTGGTTCTCGGTGCAGGGCGGCAGCTTCGTCGGCAAGCTGGGCACGCAGACCGGCACCGTGGAGCTTATCCCGATCGAGGGTAACGGGCGGCGTCCCTACGGCATCGTCGTCGACGCGAACAACCGCGCGTGGTTCTGTCAGTTTGGGACGAACGTGCTCGCCACCGTCGACCCGGAGACGATGGCGCTCGAGGAGTTCGAGTTGCCGCGTGCCGAGGCCCGGCCGCGCCGGGTGGGGCTGACGTCGAACGGCCACCTGTGGTACGTCGACTACGCCGGCGGTTACCTCGGCCGTCTCGATCCGGCCAGTGGCGACGTCAAGGAGTGGGCGGTTCCCGGCGGCGCGGATTCGCGGCCGTACGGGATGGCCGTCGATGCCGACGACCGTCTGTACTTCGTGGAGTCGGGCATACAGCCGAACCGCTTTATCGGGTTCGACCCGGCCAGCGAGGAGTTCTTCGCGATGACGGAGATCGCCAGCGGGGGTGGAACCGTCCGCCACATGTACTATCACCCGCCGACGCGTGAGATCTGGTTCGGCACCGACACGAACAACGTCGGCCGCGCGCGCGTCCTACCGTAG
- a CDS encoding DUF1684 domain-containing protein, whose product MVATKSATGPGARRRARHRSAGRSLALTMLVSAAVAAACGPPPPDEADYVPRLLEDRALKDEFFRSAPDSPVPLDRRSWMLPLRYYEPNPAYRVPANLVLSDDPQVFDVPTSTGLMRKMEHVGHLEFVLQGERYRLDALVSDGDPGLFIPFRDETSRTETYAAGRYLDLPFSPTGVYDLDFNRAYTPTCYFDEQFDCPFPPPQNRLPIPIRAGERLPPEDERRLP is encoded by the coding sequence ATGGTGGCGACGAAGTCGGCGACAGGCCCCGGTGCCCGGCGCCGGGCCCGGCATCGGTCGGCGGGCCGCAGTCTGGCATTGACGATGCTCGTCTCGGCGGCGGTGGCCGCCGCCTGCGGCCCGCCGCCGCCCGACGAGGCGGACTACGTGCCGCGGCTTCTGGAAGACCGCGCCCTCAAGGACGAGTTCTTCCGGAGCGCTCCCGACTCGCCGGTACCGCTCGACCGCCGGTCATGGATGCTTCCACTTCGGTACTACGAACCGAATCCCGCATATCGGGTTCCCGCCAACCTGGTGCTTTCCGACGACCCGCAGGTCTTCGACGTCCCCACGTCGACCGGATTGATGCGGAAGATGGAGCATGTCGGCCACCTGGAGTTCGTCCTGCAGGGCGAGCGGTACCGGCTCGACGCGCTGGTCTCGGACGGCGATCCCGGACTGTTCATCCCGTTCCGTGACGAGACCAGCCGCACCGAGACCTACGCCGCCGGCCGCTACCTCGACCTGCCATTCTCCCCGACCGGCGTGTACGACCTCGACTTCAACCGGGCCTACACGCCCACCTGCTACTTCGACGAGCAGTTCGATTGCCCGTTCCCGCCGCCGCAGAACCGCCTGCCGATTCCGATTCGCGCCGGCGAGAGGCTGCCGCCCGAGGACGAACGCCGGCTGCCGTGA